The following proteins are co-located in the Leptospira limi genome:
- a CDS encoding DUF1295 domain-containing protein: MDNILIPYLTAVIFTFCFMTLMWFWGKTRDNYAVIDVGWGLVIAGIATVLSYFGKGTLVAKLVVLIPVWVWAIRLSGFLYFTRIRTNHPEDKRYAGFRKDYGDKVHSKMFTNVFLLQGALALLLSFPFYFASQWNLYPNVGLFGPNGTLMVWIGWSLFLLGVIGETIADRDLHKFLSVQANKGKVCNLGLWKYTRHPNYFFEWVIWLGIGVIPILSTTEAMVSLFTPVFMFVLLRFVSGVPFAEKYSLQSKGDLFREYMRTTNAFFPWFPKQ; this comes from the coding sequence TTGGACAATATTCTGATTCCGTATCTAACGGCTGTTATTTTTACTTTTTGTTTTATGACACTCATGTGGTTTTGGGGAAAAACCCGAGACAATTATGCTGTCATCGATGTGGGTTGGGGTCTTGTGATTGCAGGTATCGCCACTGTCCTTTCTTATTTTGGAAAAGGGACTTTGGTTGCAAAATTAGTTGTCCTCATTCCTGTTTGGGTTTGGGCGATTCGGTTATCAGGTTTTCTCTACTTCACACGGATCCGCACAAACCACCCAGAAGACAAACGTTATGCTGGGTTTCGAAAAGACTATGGCGACAAAGTCCATAGTAAAATGTTTACCAATGTTTTTTTATTACAAGGGGCCTTAGCACTCCTTCTATCGTTTCCCTTTTACTTTGCCTCTCAGTGGAATTTGTATCCGAATGTGGGGCTCTTTGGTCCCAATGGAACGCTAATGGTTTGGATCGGATGGAGTTTGTTTTTATTAGGTGTCATTGGCGAAACCATTGCTGACAGAGACCTACACAAATTCCTTTCCGTTCAGGCAAACAAAGGTAAGGTCTGTAATCTTGGCCTTTGGAAGTACACAAGACACCCCAATTATTTTTTTGAATGGGTGATTTGGCTTGGGATTGGAGTGATTCCCATCCTTTCCACAACAGAAGCAATGGTTTCTCTTTTCACTCCTGTATTTATGTTTGTGTTGTTACGATTTGTATCCGGTGTCCCATTTGCTGAAAAATATTCACTTCAGTCGAAAGGAGATTTATTTCGCGAGTACATGCGCACCACAAACGCATTTTTCCCTTGGTTTCCAAAACAATAA
- a CDS encoding SDR family NAD(P)-dependent oxidoreductase: protein MKKEFWNDTVVVITGASSGIGKALLEELAVFPCQLVLLARRAGDIPEPTAKHKDTILHRVTCDLSDPSSVLDAIDWISKRIERVDVLFNNAGITAHGRFDSLSMEVYHKTFATNFFGPVQFIKGLLPLVTRAKGNIVTTSTVSALYGVPGRAAYSASKSALHAALESLRIESLNLGIGVSLVCVPYTDTALRTSGLASDGKLLTEAPAKGKRKSAKEVAHVLMEVAKDKEARLVTFNLSGKFLEWMRFFSPKFLEKILYKKLYDDFKTH, encoded by the coding sequence ATGAAAAAAGAATTTTGGAACGATACTGTCGTAGTGATCACTGGTGCATCCAGTGGAATTGGAAAGGCATTACTCGAAGAACTCGCCGTTTTCCCATGCCAATTGGTGCTTTTGGCAAGGCGTGCAGGAGACATCCCCGAACCAACGGCAAAACACAAAGACACAATCCTCCATAGGGTCACATGTGACTTATCCGATCCAAGTTCTGTGTTGGATGCCATTGATTGGATCTCGAAACGAATCGAACGTGTGGATGTCCTGTTTAATAACGCAGGCATCACAGCCCATGGTCGGTTTGATTCCCTTTCGATGGAAGTGTACCATAAGACCTTCGCTACCAATTTTTTTGGACCCGTACAATTCATTAAAGGTCTCCTTCCCTTGGTGACAAGAGCCAAAGGGAATATTGTCACCACATCCACTGTCTCTGCTTTGTATGGAGTGCCTGGGCGTGCTGCTTACTCTGCCTCCAAGTCGGCACTACATGCTGCACTCGAGTCCCTTCGAATCGAAAGCCTAAATTTGGGAATTGGTGTCTCACTCGTTTGTGTCCCTTATACTGACACGGCACTCCGCACTTCTGGTCTTGCTTCCGATGGGAAACTTCTCACCGAAGCTCCTGCCAAAGGCAAACGAAAGTCGGCAAAAGAAGTGGCCCATGTTCTCATGGAGGTTGCAAAGGACAAAGAAGCAAGGCTTGTTACGTTCAATTTGAGCGGTAAGTTTTTAGAATGGATGAGATTTTTCTCTCCCAAGTTTTTAGAAAAAATTCTCTATAAAAAACTCTACGACGACTTCAAAACACATTGA
- a CDS encoding zinc-dependent alcohol dehydrogenase family protein yields MGNKVWEIQGNFGIQNLKETDREIPETLAPKEVLVRLTATSLNYRDYLMVIGTYNPRQKLPLIPCSDGAGVVEAVGSEVTLWKKGDRVLPIFAQKWLDGAPNMDNLRSTLGGPNDGCLSHYGKFSEEGLVATPSHLTDKEAATLGCAGLTAYNAVVNFGGIEPGSDVLCLGTGGVSLFALQFAKMMGARVIITSSSDEKLARAKTLGADETINYSTKSNWERDVRKHTKMAGADLIIEVGGAGTMQKSMMSVKPYGTIALIGVLAGGESSLSLYPILMQGVKVQGVIVGSRSDFVHMNRAIEQNQMKPVVDKVFGWKEVPEALEYLQTGKHFGKVVVSWE; encoded by the coding sequence ATGGGAAACAAAGTATGGGAGATCCAAGGCAATTTTGGAATCCAAAATTTAAAAGAAACAGATCGTGAAATACCGGAAACACTTGCACCTAAAGAAGTACTCGTTCGCCTAACAGCGACTTCACTGAATTATCGTGATTATTTAATGGTGATTGGGACTTACAACCCAAGGCAAAAACTCCCACTCATCCCTTGTTCGGATGGGGCTGGTGTTGTGGAAGCTGTTGGATCTGAGGTCACACTCTGGAAAAAAGGAGACCGAGTCCTTCCCATCTTTGCCCAAAAGTGGTTAGATGGAGCTCCTAATATGGACAATTTGCGTTCGACCTTAGGTGGACCAAATGACGGGTGTTTGTCGCATTATGGAAAATTTTCCGAAGAAGGACTGGTAGCAACCCCTAGCCACTTAACAGATAAAGAAGCAGCCACACTTGGATGTGCAGGCCTTACTGCTTATAATGCAGTAGTGAATTTTGGTGGGATTGAACCAGGGAGTGACGTCCTTTGCCTTGGCACGGGTGGTGTTTCCTTATTTGCCCTACAATTTGCCAAGATGATGGGAGCTCGTGTCATCATCACTTCCTCTAGTGATGAAAAATTGGCTCGTGCCAAAACCTTAGGTGCTGATGAAACCATCAATTACAGTACAAAATCCAATTGGGAACGGGATGTCAGAAAACATACCAAAATGGCAGGGGCTGATCTGATCATTGAAGTGGGTGGTGCTGGCACCATGCAAAAATCGATGATGAGTGTGAAACCTTACGGGACCATTGCCCTCATTGGTGTCCTTGCTGGTGGTGAGTCGAGTTTATCACTCTATCCTATCCTCATGCAAGGTGTGAAAGTACAAGGTGTAATTGTGGGAAGCCGCAGTGACTTTGTTCACATGAACCGAGCCATCGAACAAAATCAAATGAAACCTGTTGTGGACAAAGTGTTCGGTTGGAAGGAAGTGCCGGAAGCGTTAGAGTATCTGCAAACAGGAAAACATTTTGGAAAGGTGGTTGTGAGTTGGGAGTGA
- a CDS encoding ankyrin repeat domain-containing protein: MSLSQSIKLFRTTSLVFLVLLSFLLEGCIWTKTKSYYLKLTESNVLDKEIDKSRLNHFDPRQFQNTPLWELARAIYLYDDTQLETYLPEKKYDLNVPNDVGIPILSMAIFLGREGAILPLLEHGANPNFKSKLNPKSPMLFVAEKSSSILKLLLEHGGDPNAKEIYDESLLDENHPPATALSVAAKKGHFKSVEMLIAKGADVNFGHGRAVEESMTHHHLDITLLLLKNGFDLNTELYPVEFRTKLIQERLQINEELKHNPRFNERDFNKIVKFLKEKGIVYQHVKPSKN; the protein is encoded by the coding sequence ATGAGTTTATCTCAAAGTATTAAATTGTTTCGAACCACCTCGCTGGTGTTCCTTGTTCTACTTTCCTTTTTACTAGAAGGTTGTATTTGGACAAAAACCAAGTCTTATTATTTAAAATTAACAGAATCGAATGTATTGGACAAAGAGATCGATAAATCTCGACTTAATCATTTTGATCCACGACAATTCCAAAACACACCCTTATGGGAATTGGCAAGGGCAATTTATCTCTATGATGACACTCAGTTAGAAACCTACCTTCCCGAAAAAAAATATGATTTGAATGTTCCAAACGATGTTGGCATTCCAATTTTAAGTATGGCTATTTTTTTGGGCCGAGAAGGGGCGATACTTCCTTTACTAGAACATGGTGCGAACCCCAATTTTAAATCGAAACTGAATCCAAAGTCTCCAATGCTTTTTGTAGCAGAAAAAAGTTCCTCTATACTAAAATTACTATTGGAACATGGAGGGGATCCCAATGCCAAAGAAATTTATGATGAAAGTTTACTCGACGAGAATCATCCGCCTGCGACAGCATTGAGTGTTGCTGCGAAGAAAGGGCATTTCAAAAGTGTAGAAATGTTAATTGCAAAAGGTGCTGATGTGAATTTTGGTCATGGTCGTGCTGTGGAAGAATCAATGACACACCATCATCTTGATATAACATTACTGCTTTTAAAAAATGGATTCGACTTAAATACGGAGTTATACCCAGTTGAATTCAGAACAAAATTGATTCAAGAAAGACTGCAAATCAATGAGGAATTGAAACATAATCCTCGTTTTAATGAAAGAGATTTCAATAAGATTGTGAAATTTCTCAAAGAAAAGGGAATTGTCTACCAACATGTGAAACCAAGTAAAAATTGA
- a CDS encoding nitrogenase component 1 family protein codes for MRLKLFHIVVLCTILLQLNCYKITSSFKRVVVSRHLQEPVDPKSLSVGSKSDYRVFQKTPVWDLAYALAVCDLGEVEELAKKHKEIIDIILQHGGDPNLHSQIKYSHTDYNGYSYTIMGGYSPLLYAKILETLQLLVEAGGNIHHQNKYGGSLLLAKYMIYDRLDQILYLLEHGVDYKGVMSYTGGSEYGKPNEEKVPLFLVDKRRYEFGGLDTKWYQQKGKIIRFLASQGIDYWKTPIPQTILNRIGEMSKTNNWSERKKNEFISKY; via the coding sequence TTGAGACTCAAATTGTTCCATATTGTTGTATTGTGCACAATACTGTTACAACTCAATTGTTACAAAATCACAAGTAGTTTCAAACGTGTTGTTGTTTCCAGGCACTTACAAGAACCTGTTGACCCAAAATCGTTATCTGTAGGCTCTAAGAGTGATTATCGAGTTTTCCAAAAAACACCTGTTTGGGATCTTGCATACGCACTAGCTGTTTGCGATCTTGGGGAGGTGGAAGAACTCGCTAAAAAACACAAAGAAATCATTGATATCATATTGCAACATGGTGGAGATCCCAACCTTCATTCTCAGATAAAGTATTCACATACAGACTATAACGGCTATTCGTATACAATCATGGGAGGATACTCTCCCTTACTGTATGCAAAGATCCTTGAAACCTTACAGTTGCTTGTGGAGGCAGGGGGAAATATCCATCATCAAAACAAATATGGTGGTAGTCTCTTGCTTGCAAAATATATGATCTATGATCGGCTGGATCAAATTTTGTATCTTCTGGAACATGGTGTTGATTACAAAGGGGTTATGTCATACACTGGTGGTTCTGAATACGGTAAACCTAACGAGGAAAAGGTTCCACTCTTTTTGGTTGATAAGCGTAGATATGAGTTTGGTGGACTTGATACAAAATGGTACCAACAAAAAGGAAAGATCATTCGATTTTTGGCTTCCCAAGGCATCGATTATTGGAAAACTCCGATCCCTCAAACAATCTTAAATAGGATCGGCGAGATGTCTAAAACCAACAACTGGTCTGAGAGGAAAAAAAATGAGTTTATCTCAAAGTATTAA
- a CDS encoding alginate export family protein, giving the protein MRRYFILYVILLATGYPVSAQTTTTEPNVTSPNIPSPSREPIQEPKPSPPPTWSDGFSAGAFVRFRPEMKYNFDFNRNTNDNVDFTGQKIQFFVQKEFTKDIIAKVTFQDSRLWGAEKGSLTGIATANDGTRQSTDVREAYIESKNNFSLPLHVQAGRQILRYGDERLVGSLDWTNVGRSFDGLRFKWEDKFFSSHLFVTSVSERHSDIAGNTTNFGVKSQYNTYLDCPYNGTKVCTPKIDAQRQELGDSYFTGFYNTLKPSDYLHIDLYYLGLQKEYLRTNNSLVLTTGEVGNPNTRAGRWDVLHTYGIRVTNKTQAGKKALQAIDYSFEYATQTGTTGRNMTPKWDFFQTNVSLLDPLTNTTYQQNLYREKERYKTFAFGADIGYTISKVRMGVAYDVGSGDPNRTDGSIASFQNLFHTNHFFYGMADQVSWVNMKSKSINLSYATESYGTFRIDYFAIEKHKLQDSWYDLVGNAKSGASTESISNNQYDVSQVLTENGTGNNRPVSLLGRSLFREVDVKYNLPYKNILIEGGYSMIFAGDAIQNKVNDRTVNANVYTNQFSKTAQFAYLMVTSQF; this is encoded by the coding sequence ATGCGAAGATACTTCATTTTATATGTAATCCTTTTGGCGACTGGCTACCCAGTCTCTGCTCAAACTACTACTACCGAGCCGAATGTTACAAGTCCAAACATTCCAAGTCCCTCTCGGGAACCCATCCAAGAACCAAAACCGAGTCCTCCTCCGACATGGTCAGATGGTTTTAGCGCTGGTGCTTTTGTTCGTTTTCGACCAGAGATGAAGTATAATTTTGATTTCAATCGGAATACAAATGACAATGTCGATTTTACAGGACAGAAGATACAGTTCTTCGTCCAAAAAGAATTCACGAAAGATATCATTGCCAAAGTCACGTTCCAAGATAGCCGGTTATGGGGGGCTGAAAAAGGATCATTAACGGGAATCGCTACTGCCAATGATGGGACAAGGCAAAGTACAGATGTAAGAGAAGCGTATATAGAGAGTAAAAATAATTTTAGCCTCCCCTTACACGTACAAGCTGGTCGTCAAATTTTGCGTTATGGTGATGAACGATTGGTGGGTTCCCTTGATTGGACAAATGTTGGAAGGAGTTTTGATGGACTTCGTTTCAAATGGGAAGACAAATTCTTTTCCTCACATCTTTTTGTCACTTCGGTAAGCGAACGACATTCGGATATTGCAGGTAATACAACCAATTTTGGAGTAAAATCTCAGTACAATACTTACCTTGATTGTCCCTATAACGGCACAAAAGTTTGCACACCTAAAATCGATGCACAAAGACAAGAGTTAGGTGATTCATACTTCACAGGTTTTTATAATACACTCAAACCTTCTGATTATTTGCATATTGATTTGTATTATTTGGGATTACAAAAAGAATACCTTCGCACAAACAATTCCCTTGTCCTAACCACGGGAGAAGTTGGGAATCCAAACACACGTGCGGGACGATGGGACGTACTCCATACTTATGGAATCCGAGTTACAAACAAAACGCAAGCCGGCAAAAAAGCACTTCAAGCAATAGATTATTCCTTTGAATATGCTACCCAAACAGGAACTACGGGTAGGAATATGACTCCCAAATGGGACTTTTTCCAAACCAATGTGAGTTTGCTTGACCCTCTCACCAATACAACATACCAACAAAATTTATACCGCGAAAAAGAACGTTATAAAACCTTCGCCTTTGGTGCTGACATTGGTTATACAATTTCTAAAGTAAGGATGGGAGTCGCTTATGATGTAGGAAGTGGTGATCCAAATCGCACAGATGGATCAATTGCATCCTTCCAAAACCTTTTTCACACAAACCACTTTTTTTATGGAATGGCTGACCAAGTCAGTTGGGTGAATATGAAATCAAAATCGATTAATCTAAGTTATGCCACTGAATCTTATGGAACATTCCGAATCGATTATTTTGCCATCGAAAAACACAAATTACAAGATAGTTGGTATGACTTAGTTGGAAATGCAAAATCGGGTGCGAGTACTGAATCCATTTCGAATAACCAATACGATGTAAGCCAAGTATTGACAGAAAATGGTACAGGGAACAATCGACCAGTGTCCTTACTCGGAAGGTCACTCTTTCGTGAAGTGGATGTAAAATACAATCTTCCTTATAAAAACATTCTGATCGAAGGTGGTTATAGTATGATTTTTGCGGGAGATGCAATCCAAAACAAAGTGAATGACCGAACTGTGAATGCTAACGTGTATACAAATCAATTTTCGAAAACAGCACAGTTTGCATATCTGATGGTTACATCACAGTTCTAA
- a CDS encoding lipoprotein — protein MKKTILLVYLIVACTSVQNTEDNQITNDFLRILNSNQLVIKNLKPDNYELSKNLNDGPFQYNYALRNKTNGTEIRYHINSFKDKIDQYEEFLKNNPNAFIIKPNDNSYAQDFILILMNLAGDNPKIKSNPLPEKILLNVFNANWGSNSLFEFDPKLNFSYKYCNLIVIHKNETADAYIYFLGNELRLTLEASSEFFENLKFKK, from the coding sequence ATGAAAAAAACAATCTTATTAGTATATCTGATTGTAGCTTGTACGAGTGTTCAAAATACTGAGGACAATCAAATTACAAATGATTTTTTGAGAATTTTAAACTCAAATCAGTTAGTCATAAAAAACTTAAAACCAGACAATTATGAACTGAGTAAGAATTTAAATGATGGTCCCTTTCAATATAATTATGCTTTAAGAAATAAAACAAATGGCACCGAAATAAGATATCATATCAATTCATTTAAAGATAAAATCGATCAATATGAAGAATTCTTAAAAAATAATCCTAATGCATTTATCATTAAACCAAATGATAATTCATATGCCCAAGATTTTATACTGATTCTTATGAATTTAGCAGGAGATAATCCTAAAATTAAGTCGAATCCGCTACCTGAGAAAATTCTATTAAATGTTTTTAATGCAAATTGGGGGAGCAATAGTCTTTTTGAATTTGATCCCAAACTCAATTTTTCATATAAATATTGTAATCTCATCGTTATACATAAAAATGAAACTGCTGATGCTTATATCTATTTCCTAGGAAATGAGTTACGGTTAACACTTGAGGCATCAAGTGAGTTTTTTGAGAATTTGAAATTTAAAAAATAG
- a CDS encoding LBF_2127 family putative lipoprotein codes for MLNGKNITSISIFFLFVSCAIDIKQVPQPRESENTIYPIINQAVYIGKFEVYTSDSVNYTKAWKYTFKSILKNNRVSNQVLDVSNDRIVNEEVDKYLFDIEVYPNLESNFNMWKTWPAIWPMTGYWPLQVRNVTYEVKLLCKMSVNGIEKANTELIENAKKTVEIYGFYRTSEIESMIEVANLKVMDRCAKEILSHL; via the coding sequence ATGTTAAATGGTAAAAATATTACGAGTATATCTATTTTCTTTTTGTTTGTTTCCTGTGCAATTGACATCAAACAAGTTCCGCAACCTAGAGAATCAGAAAATACCATTTATCCTATTATAAACCAAGCAGTTTACATTGGTAAGTTTGAAGTTTATACTTCTGATAGTGTTAACTATACAAAAGCTTGGAAGTATACTTTTAAATCGATTCTAAAGAATAATCGAGTTAGCAACCAAGTGTTAGATGTCTCTAACGATCGAATTGTGAATGAAGAGGTGGATAAGTATCTGTTTGATATAGAAGTTTATCCAAATTTGGAATCAAACTTTAATATGTGGAAAACCTGGCCAGCCATTTGGCCAATGACAGGATACTGGCCTTTACAAGTACGCAATGTTACATATGAGGTAAAACTTTTATGTAAGATGTCCGTCAATGGTATTGAAAAAGCTAACACTGAGCTCATTGAAAATGCCAAAAAAACTGTAGAGATTTATGGATTTTATCGTACGAGTGAAATTGAATCCATGATTGAAGTTGCTAATCTTAAGGTGATGGACAGATGTGCAAAAGAAATTTTAAGTCATTTATGA
- a CDS encoding ZIP family metal transporter: MFIDLLSFHPVVLALLATGFTWFCTAFGAGFVFFFRTVPRPVFNAMLGFASGIMIAASFWSLLLPSIELSENVGQPAWFHVSLGFLSGGLSLFALHKLLPHLHVGLEENRLEGGKSSFQRSLLLILAITLHNIPEGLAVGVAFGALGDGFTYEALMAAVVVAFGIGIQNIPEGAAVSIPLLREGYSAKKSFWYGQLSGFVEPIGGLLGAALVFYVASILPFALSFAAGAMIFVVVEELIPESHTGKETEMSTLGAMFGFVLMMALDVGLG, translated from the coding sequence ATGTTCATTGATCTACTTTCATTCCATCCAGTGGTATTGGCACTTCTTGCCACTGGGTTTACTTGGTTTTGTACTGCGTTTGGAGCAGGGTTTGTGTTTTTCTTTCGTACGGTGCCAAGGCCTGTGTTTAATGCGATGCTTGGCTTTGCCTCTGGCATTATGATTGCTGCCAGTTTTTGGTCACTTTTGCTTCCTTCGATTGAACTTTCAGAAAATGTCGGCCAACCTGCTTGGTTCCATGTAAGCCTTGGGTTTTTATCAGGTGGACTTTCCTTGTTTGCTCTCCACAAACTCCTCCCACATTTACACGTTGGTTTAGAAGAAAACCGACTCGAAGGCGGGAAGTCCTCTTTCCAAAGGAGTTTGTTACTCATCCTTGCCATTACTTTGCATAATATCCCAGAGGGACTTGCGGTAGGTGTCGCCTTTGGTGCCTTAGGTGATGGGTTTACTTACGAGGCTCTTATGGCGGCAGTGGTGGTTGCCTTTGGGATTGGGATCCAAAATATCCCGGAAGGTGCTGCGGTTTCCATTCCATTGTTACGCGAAGGGTATAGTGCCAAAAAAAGTTTTTGGTATGGCCAACTTTCTGGATTTGTCGAACCCATAGGAGGACTTCTCGGTGCGGCCCTTGTGTTTTATGTAGCCAGTATCCTTCCGTTTGCACTCTCCTTCGCGGCAGGTGCGATGATCTTTGTTGTGGTTGAGGAATTGATTCCAGAATCACATACAGGGAAAGAAACCGAAATGTCTACACTCGGTGCGATGTTTGGATTTGTGCTGATGATGGCTTTAGATGTGGGACTTGGTTGA
- a CDS encoding DUF6935 domain-containing protein, whose protein sequence is MKRIVTLLLVSFTISLVAQNLTERTPVSFSSEPNTIEEFKSIQAATATTPEGGVAVLVLAISLYGKNPELGRKAVVLSVLSKNRQKSNKPTAIDGVDLGGSDSYLLGQLDKYKMLPNGYWKGAEPSNGYTPNLPLTVETYTNPYSGEESSGRIKLFVATKGASSYRPVTVEKDSDGLWRAKEMSSLYVGMMPAK, encoded by the coding sequence ATGAAACGAATTGTAACATTACTTCTGGTCTCGTTTACCATATCCCTTGTGGCTCAAAATTTGACAGAACGAACACCTGTCAGTTTTTCCTCTGAACCAAACACAATTGAAGAATTCAAATCCATCCAAGCGGCCACCGCCACAACTCCAGAAGGTGGAGTTGCCGTTTTAGTCCTTGCCATCTCTCTCTACGGAAAAAATCCAGAATTAGGAAGAAAGGCTGTGGTACTTTCTGTCCTTTCCAAAAACAGACAAAAATCGAACAAACCAACAGCGATTGATGGAGTGGATTTAGGAGGAAGTGATTCCTATTTGCTTGGACAACTCGACAAATACAAAATGTTACCAAATGGGTATTGGAAAGGGGCAGAACCATCTAACGGGTATACGCCGAATCTTCCTCTCACAGTCGAAACCTACACCAATCCCTATTCAGGAGAAGAGTCTTCTGGTCGGATCAAACTCTTTGTTGCTACAAAAGGTGCTTCCAGTTACCGTCCTGTCACTGTGGAAAAAGACTCCGACGGACTTTGGCGTGCCAAAGAAATGAGTTCTTTGTATGTTGGGATGATGCCCGCCAAATAG
- a CDS encoding LA_2478/LA_2722/LA_4182 family protein encodes MKKISLFLFFCFPLIITSQTLKDAKEFQALSKKMCAKTSECMKEKLKDLPPEQRKMVESQFVNGNVCESRYKQYIVEGQKPSNEKPTKKLTKQDIEDMKQCTKEMAAFSCAELEEGKIPPACEKFQSEEE; translated from the coding sequence ATGAAAAAAATTTCTCTTTTCCTATTTTTCTGTTTCCCCCTCATAATCACCTCACAAACATTAAAGGACGCTAAAGAATTCCAAGCTCTCTCCAAAAAAATGTGTGCGAAAACTTCGGAATGTATGAAAGAAAAACTAAAAGACCTTCCACCAGAACAAAGGAAGATGGTTGAATCTCAATTTGTGAATGGGAATGTCTGCGAATCTCGTTACAAACAATACATTGTAGAAGGCCAAAAGCCAAGTAACGAAAAACCGACCAAAAAACTCACCAAACAAGACATAGAAGACATGAAACAATGTACAAAGGAAATGGCCGCATTTTCCTGTGCTGAATTGGAAGAAGGGAAAATCCCACCAGCTTGTGAAAAGTTCCAATCCGAAGAGGAATAA
- a CDS encoding amino acid--tRNA ligase-related protein — translation MHVLLKETLIFRSKVLQTVREILTRNEFLEVDTPTLKPIVGMEPYLDPFEVCSPSGKEKGYLITSPEYSLKQMMATGLPRIFELAHTYRSGEVGSSYHTKEFLMLELYAEGMDDEVLLHFIDKFLRELIFTVGIPKLHNQLSEPGFIRHESVQSVFLNHLGHGYERENLISTIMKQKLTSSSFEELQTWQYEDLFFLVFLNCIEPKLGEGIVFLYDYPPECAALARIEKGVAKRFEIYWDGLELANAFYELNDPNEQRKRFADEQALRAKLGKEVFPMDEDFLQALGNGFPNCSGISIGMDRLMLKLLGKNGLAEVSPYWMEL, via the coding sequence TTGCACGTTCTACTAAAAGAGACACTCATTTTTCGTTCCAAAGTATTACAAACGGTAAGAGAGATTTTGACACGGAATGAATTTTTGGAAGTGGATACACCCACTCTAAAACCCATTGTCGGTATGGAACCGTACTTGGATCCCTTTGAAGTGTGTTCTCCCTCTGGAAAAGAAAAGGGGTATCTCATCACCTCTCCTGAGTACAGCCTAAAACAAATGATGGCAACAGGCCTACCTCGTATCTTCGAGTTGGCCCATACCTACAGGTCAGGGGAAGTGGGAAGTTCGTACCATACAAAAGAGTTTCTTATGTTAGAACTCTATGCAGAAGGTATGGATGATGAAGTGCTTCTGCACTTTATCGATAAATTCTTACGAGAACTGATCTTTACAGTTGGTATACCAAAACTCCACAACCAACTATCCGAACCAGGTTTTATCCGTCATGAATCAGTACAGTCAGTGTTTCTCAACCATCTTGGGCATGGATATGAAAGAGAAAATTTGATCTCAACCATCATGAAACAAAAGTTAACCTCTTCTTCCTTTGAGGAATTACAAACTTGGCAGTATGAAGATTTGTTCTTTTTGGTATTTTTAAATTGTATTGAACCGAAATTGGGGGAAGGGATTGTCTTTTTGTATGATTACCCTCCGGAATGTGCCGCTCTTGCTAGAATTGAGAAGGGAGTTGCCAAACGATTTGAAATTTATTGGGACGGACTCGAACTTGCTAATGCTTTTTATGAATTGAATGACCCAAACGAACAACGAAAACGATTTGCAGACGAACAAGCGTTACGTGCCAAATTGGGGAAAGAAGTATTTCCAATGGATGAGGATTTTTTACAGGCATTGGGGAATGGATTTCCCAATTGTTCGGGGATTTCCATTGGGATGGACAGACTCATGTTAAAACTTTTGGGGAAAAACGGACTCGCGGAAGTGAGCCCGTATTGGATGGAATTGTAA
- a CDS encoding DUF4279 domain-containing protein — translation MESGTQRELKSWAMFAITGTRLRPLEVTEKLGLTPDYYHGGDVKDIENMTIPSHWQLNSKLGPEFSAQDHIWDILKTLGPVRKELKEFTENFTSTIYVSVEFASEFTKGVTLDRRTMLLLGEMGVELEIIPWELGGTP, via the coding sequence ATGGAATCGGGAACACAAAGAGAACTAAAATCGTGGGCAATGTTTGCCATCACAGGAACAAGGCTACGGCCCTTGGAAGTGACGGAAAAATTAGGCCTAACTCCCGACTATTACCATGGTGGGGATGTAAAAGACATCGAAAATATGACAATTCCGAGTCATTGGCAGCTCAATTCTAAGTTAGGACCTGAGTTCTCTGCCCAAGATCATATTTGGGACATTCTAAAAACACTGGGACCCGTTCGCAAAGAACTGAAAGAGTTCACAGAAAACTTTACTTCTACGATTTACGTCTCGGTTGAGTTTGCCTCTGAGTTTACCAAAGGTGTCACCCTCGATAGAAGGACGATGCTTTTGTTAGGTGAAATGGGAGTCGAATTGGAAATTATCCCCTGGGAACTCGGTGGGACTCCCTGA